The Epinephelus lanceolatus isolate andai-2023 chromosome 14, ASM4190304v1, whole genome shotgun sequence region TAACCACAATTCATAGACTTATTTGTCTCCCTGAATCTATAATATCTATTAAATATTTCTCAGTTGTTCTGACTTGGATTTGTTCTCACCGTCAGGGCTCGGAGGCAGCAAGTACATTTCTTTTGAGGAGCGCCAGTGGCACAACGACTGCTTCAACTGTAAGAAGTGCTCCGTGTCCCTGGTTGGCCGTGGCTTCCTCACCGAACGTGATGACATCCTATGCCCAGAGTGCGGCAAGGACATCTAATTCAGTCCGAGGGACGACAGATACACCAGATTGGAAGACGGCGTCATGATACAGGAATGACAAAGACACAATAAATACTATCGAAGCACAGAGCATAGCATCCATAGCATCTTTACAGCCTAGCATTACTACGATTGTACATTGTTGTACACCATGAATTACAAACTACTAAGTGTTATGTGAATTTAGAAAGTTTAAGTTAAATGCTCACTCTTTGAGAAAAAGTTATTAGTAATAAAATAACTGCTAATGTAAAGATCTTTGCTTATGAAACAGCGACATGTTTGCAGATACACTGTATGAAGCATTATGAAATAAATCTACAATATTAATGTAGACGATCTGCTTTGAAGTGTAATAATAATTACTGCTTTGTGCATGGACTAGCTTGATGCAATAATCAGTAGAAGGTTTGTGAATGAGTTCTGCTATTaccaattaaataaataaaacatatgacTTTGCTCTGATGATTGCTAACTGTGCttgtgaatgaaatcattttattcatacaaaaacaaaacataaaaaatgtttatattgGCAACTTTTGAGTAGAAAAGTACACACAAACTTAATACAAAAGCTACTGCGGATTGGTGGATCAGAGACTTTGTGAGATTAATTAAGATTTCCAGTAGTTTAGGAGCCCATTAAGTACCAGATATGGTTCACAAAGCTGCCGACTTTACTACTGTTATAAAAATCAACAAAACTGATTCATTGTATTCAgacaatttaattaaaaaactgtAGGTACAAACATGATACTGGATTTCACAATGGATTCAAAACGCTTTGTGAATCTtgttcctgtgtgtttttgatgAACTCAACGTCCGTTCCAACGACAGTAGCTGCAAATTTATCCACAACTCCAAATAAACATACttcaaaaagacaatattcctggTTTAGTCCATATTCCTTCCTCTTTATATGAATTATTAAAAGGTGATATTCCAATACGTGTATGCTGTTTAGTAGTGAATTATTACGATGATCCAGCTGTATATGAAAATCATTTAGTCTGTGTGTTATATGCAACATATGTACAATACTACACTATTATTTAAAAACCCTGAAGGACTTATGAAACAGCACTCAGGTTTGAATAAAGCCAAACGTCAGTGGAATGGAGTTCATTAATGACAAGACTGACACCTACCACcagttcaaacacacacacacacaccttctaaAATGCTTTGTTCAGCATCATCTGTGGTTTGTTTCCTTTTAAAGGTACACCAtttggccctgatcacacagagagtgttttagcagctgggggctcctttttgtaattgtttttaatgagaatgaagctttttgcttgcagTTTTTATGTTGCAATGCGTCTCACGTATCTGCGCTCTAGgcacctggtgtttttgccaCAGCGCTCTGAACTCTTCAACTTGAAAAAACAcctcagagcagaaaaacacCCCACATCATCTGGTTTCATCATGGTCACgaaaacaagtttacagttggtaaacaatggaggagaaactggtggtagcggttgctggccagagctatacggcccaacaatagacagcaggttgtcaaactgcccagagtcatcctaaaataagtCTGGAAATggcatcatggaggagaagctcctggaccaactggtggtactccccatgatccaccctcttttttagggtctcatgtacccacacagatctctgtttccctgtgcccaacagattttactgacagcctctcaccctcaaccagagctacagcaagtaccctctgcctcaacattttaggaactagatactaattactgggGGGAAAAACAGTAGATTGGTTACACTggaaggttagtgtaaggaCGTGTTGGTGCAGTCCCTGGCAACACTAAAAAAGTGCAAGCGGTGCGCCTcacgttttgcaacctgcaaaatacTCCCTGTGTGATCATGGCCAAAAACCTTCTTTCTGTTTTAGCACTGCCACAACATGTTGACAATGCCTCTTTGATATTGACACAAATGCTATTGATTCTCATAGTTGAGACTGTGACTAATGGACATTTCTATCTGTCCATTCAAGTCATGGTACTACCAAcaaagtgctgcagggatgagtCCTGAAACCTGAAAATCAGTTAGCATTTTTTGCTCCTCAGGTTCCCTTGTCTCAACGTTTTTTGGttggatgcctgaaataaggtctgtggttcacACAAACTTCAgagatttttatgttttgttctatTTTAAGTAAATACCCCAGGTTGAAGGGGTCATTAAAGGTatactccatccatccattttcatccgcttatctggggctgggtcgtgggagcagcaggccaagcaaagcaccccagatgttcCTCTCCCCAgaaatgctttccagctcctcctgggggaccccaaggtgttcccaggccagatgagatatgtaatccctccagcgtgttctgggtctgccccggggcctcctaccagtgggacgtgctcAGAACATCTCtaacgggaggcacccaggaggcatcctgatcagatgcctgaaccacctcaactggcctgttttgatgtgaaggagcagcggctctactccgagctccctctggatgtctgcactccttaccctatctctaaggctgagcccagacaccccactaggcctgtcacgataacaaattttgctgggcgattaattgcgtcataaattattgcgataagcgataatattgcgtaatattgtgcttttaagaccatttttattattgttgtaattttgctgtttttagaccattatttaaacttatataatgataataaaggcatataGATGCAAGTtcacccttttaaagagaaagaaacatttatttaacaagaatatttaggaatgcaaaaaataaaatttaaatatctgaaataacacgtaaaaatattgaaatagatgcaaaaaaaatagactgtcagtctctcactctcaggtgtgcagttaagttggtcgtattcgctctttttgttgagatggttttagaacaaacccggcacaccggctcgcccaaattactgggctcccctctgtcatttggtttaaatccaaaccactcccacacaggggccgtggcatttggtttaggaacaagtttcatgtctttctcttatgctcaactctctgttttcttctcggcctcgtctccccctcacgaagattgcactgtctgtgtgtgtgtgtgtgtgtgtgtgtgtgtgtgtgtgtgtgtgtgtgtgtggcccatAGCCCcacctcccccacagagacaaagacactccatgacaagagctttccctccgttcattatgctaatgaaccaactcacctggctgccagacgatgcacggcagtgaacgctcttgttgtccagtctctttggtggagagagacgaggaaaacaaacatgcatgagTACGGCAATTAATCGCGGCCGGAAAAGTTACCGtctcccttttaatttaccatGCAATTAACCAACTTATTGCATATCGCGACAGGCCTACACCCCATGGAAGAAACtaatttcagccgcttgtatctgcgacctcattctttcggtcactacccagagctcatgaccataggtgaggactgggacatagatggaccagtaaatcgaaagctttgccttctggctcagctccctcttcgcCACAACAATCCGTcacagtgcctgcatcactgcagacaccacGCCAAAACGCTGATCCATCTCAGgatccattctaccctcactcatgaacaacataaacttttgtttaccACAGAGATTactttctgcaataatccaatgaaaaaaatcccacaggctTTTTACTGAGGGAACCACGGCAATGGTAACTTCCGGGTTGGTCTACAAATaaacgtcatccctgcagcacttcaATACAAACTTTTAAGGAAAACCGAAGGAAAAACTCACACTTTCACAAACCAGTACTGGAGTCCCTCTGACCAAAAACCATCTTATGCACAGATAGAAAGAATATCAACAACCACAATTTCCATAAATGGCGTTTCAGAACACAAAGCAGTGTTACTTGTTTTGTCGTCCATGTGTGGGACTTGAGGAGAGTTACTGAGTATTGATGGTAAGGGCACTTGAGGTTGTGAAAAGCAACAAGGAAGCTTGAGACATCAACGGCAGGATGATCCGCGGAGCACCTCCTCATCCTGTCAGCACTCCAGACTGAACTTTGAGGTGGCCTGGACACACAGGTAAAAGGGCTTTCACCCCTTTTATATTGTAATTAGTAAGATAAATATGATGGGGAGAGCGCTGACACTAGGCAACAAAAATGTGGTGGGAGGGAGGTGGTCTGTCCTTCAGAGCCTGAGCTCCCATCAGGTCTGTGTCAatcagggtcagaggtcagggccATGTCACATGCTGGATCTTTTTCTTCACCTCTGGAGACTTCACTGCACCCTGGAGAGATGGAAGATGAAACACCAACAGGTATTACAAACAGAGTCAGACAAATAATTTATGCCACATATGTACTTCAATGTCTTACTCATCTATCAGCATACCAATGTCAATGACTTATGACCACTGCCAAGGAGGTTTCAGTTTGGATGGTCAGCAGGATTATGGAAAAACCCCTGGCCCAATTTTTATGAAACTCAATGGAAGAGTGGAGCATATGCCAAGGGAAACCATATTACACTCTGAAGCAGATTCAAATCACTGGGCAGATACActtattatttttcactttcgtTAAAGTCCTGGTGATGTAAAACAGATTTCTTTCTTAACACGATACATGTTAGAAAAAACTTGTAAATATGTGAAGAGACCGTGAACTATGGCCTGTGGAGTTTGACTGGTTGCTCACCATTTCTGTGTCAAGGATTTTTTGGGCGGGCCTTAAATTATGGTACAATGATGCACTGGAGCCATTCTTAGCATAACTTCTCCCCTACTATACGAAACATTAGAACGCATGGAATCAGTGTCATTTTATTCATCTGGTGTGAGTGGCAAGGTCTCTATGTTCTACCAGCTCTCTTTGCTCTTTCAGTCTAAAATAACATGAATAAACATCTTTGTTAGATGCCACAATCATAAAACACGAGCAAAATAGCCATCGCTAAAGTACCTTTTAAGCCCAAAGATTCGCAGCGAGacgaaactgttttagaacgttgcagagaaaagttgcagccgtgtgaactggccgtctgagctcgactcaagccggatgatggtgtcacctgcaacacagctggtcaaatcgctggCGGATGGtttgtgctaacgttagctgctgttagctgctaacaagagTCTGTTGCTTCACAGCGTCTTGTTCTTCAGCTCAGTGGCTACAGTGGACACAGCTCCAGTGTTTCAGAGCAGAGATTActgcacattttttaattattttgaagCTTAATTTAATACATGTGGCAATTTTTTAATCATAACTTGGCTGGGTTGTTAATGACACACTTTTCTGTGATTTGACTTATTCagaacacatatttattttgctTTACCCAGAATTCTACACACAAAAAAGGGGCATATGGCCTTGACCGAGGTCTCCAAGTGCCCTTATAGTGAAATTCCATAATAATCTGCTATCATGACTTTTCAGTTTTGCACAGAAAAATGGTTGGGTCACTAAGAAATTCTCTTTTTTGTCTGACAGGTTTTCCCCCCACATGATTCGATCTCTGGAAAAACCCATTAATTTTGGAGCAGATTCGAATCACAGGGtggacacacacatttttccacTTTCATTAGCATTGTGAAAAAAGGGCACTTGGAGGTCTCACGCTCTCTGGGTGCTCCTAGTTAAATTTATGGATTTATAATAAGTTGCGATCATGAGTTTTCGGTTTTGCGCATATTATGTTCGaattaacattattattttctttctggcaGTGTTGCTCCGACATGGCTTGATATCTGTGTTTCAGCTCTTTAAAACCTAAAGAGTAGTATAATGTAATAAAGAAACAGTATGGATTACAACCCCTGgcaaaaattatggaatcaccagtcttggaggatgttcattcagttgtttaattttgtagaaaaaaagcagatcacagacatgacacaaaactaaagtcatttcaaatgggaactttctggctttaagaaacactaaaagaaatcaaaaaaaaaattgtggtagTCAGTAACAGTTACTTTCTTAGACcaagcagagggaaaaaattatggaatcactCAATTCCGaggaaaaaattatggaatcatgaaaaacaaacaaacaaaagaacacttCAACACACCACTAGTACTTTGTTGCACCACCTCTGGCTTTTATAACAGCTTGCAGTCTCTGAGGCATGGACCTAATGAGTGACAAACAGTACTCTTCATCAATCTGGCTCCAACTTTCTCTGATTGCTGTTGCCAGATCAGCTTTGCAGGTTGGAGCCTTGTCATGGACCATTTTCTTCAacttccaccacagatttttaattggATTGAGATCCGGACTATTTGCAGGCCATGACATTGACCTTACGTGTCTTTCTTCAaggaatgttttcacagtttttgctCTATGGCAAGATGCATTATCATCTTGAAAAATGATTTCATCATCCCCAAACATCCTTTCAATTGATGGGATAAGAAAAGTGTCCAAAATGTCAATGTAAATTGTGCATTTATTGAAGATGTAATTCCTTTACCTGACATGCAGCCCCATATCATCAATGACTGTGGAAATTTGCATGTATTCTTCAGGCAGTCGTCTTCATAAATCTCATTGGAACggcaccaaacaaaagttccagCATCATCACCTTGCCCAATGCAGATTCGCGATTCATCACTGAATATGACTTTCATCCAGTCGTCCGCAGTCCACGATTGCTTTTCCTTAGCCCATTGtaaccttgtttttttctgtttaggtGTTAATGATGGCTTTCGTTTAGCTTTTCTGTATGTAAATCCCATTTCCTTTAGGCGATTTCTTACAGTTCGGTCACAGACGTTGACTCCAGTTTTCTcccatttgttcctcatttgttttgctgtgcattttctgttttcaagaCATATTGCTTTAAGTTTTCTGTCTTGACGATTTGATGTCTTCCTTGGTCTACCAGTATGCTTGCCTTTAACAGCCTTCCCATGTTGTTTGTACTTGGTCCAGATTTTAGACACAGCTGACTGTGAACAACCAACATCTTTTGCAACATTGCGTGATGATTTACCCTCTTTAAGGAGTTTGATAATCCTCTCCTTTGTTTCAATTGACATCTCTCATGTTAGAGCCATGATTCATGTCAATCCACTTGGTGCAACAGCTCTCCAAGGTGTGATCACTcctttttaactgcagactAACGAGCAGATCTAATCTGATGCAGGTGTTAGTTTTGGGAAAGAAAATTTACAGggtgattccataattttttcctcagaattgagtgattccataattttttccctctgcttgGTCTAAGAAAGTAACTGTTACTGActaccacaattttttttttgatttcttttagtgtttcttaaagccagaaagttcccatttgaaatgactttagttttgtgtcatgtctgtgatctgctttttttctacaaaattaaacaactgaatgaacatcctccaagactggtgattccataatttttgcCAGGGGTTGTATTATGCACAGTTTCCCTGATTGACACGGTAAACCTCTGTGTAATACATAACCAAGGTGACATAACAAAAAGTTCTTACCGCGCTGTTGGCTTCCCGTTTGAGGTTTGCCACGTCAGCGCTGCAATGAAcggatgaggatgaggaagatGTGTTTCCAGACAGCTTGCGGATTGGGTTGGACAGGTTTGCAGCAGGAGGAGGTTTTAACCTGTCAGTAATTCCTGTTGACGTGGTGGTTCcctctggtttctttacttTAAGTGGGCCATGGTGAGAGGAAGTGCCGTCAAACACAATCAGAGGCCTTTTCCTATTGTGGTCGTTACTGGAACTGGAAATTaccaaacaacaataacaacaataatcaaTCATTTACACTCAAATGGATTAAAATCATGTTGACAGTAAGGGCTCTGTTTGTCAAGCAGGTGCACAGGGAGAAGCACTGGCATCTTTTTCTGAGGCTCACTGAGATTATTCCCTCACCTATGCCAGTTTGGCGCTGTGGTGACTCGCCATACTTTGGAGTGGGAGGATGGAGACACAGGGTGAAACACTACCGATCCAGCCCACTGTAATCTTGGTACCAAGAGAGACCTTCTACGGTATCCTGCTGTATTACTCACGAGATCCACAGAACACACTTACAGACACTGACCTTATAAATCTGGTCAAGTATCGGCCAACTGTGACTGATCCACATTGAATACACCGACCTAGTTTTTAATGTCACAGCACCCTGTGCCTCAGGTCACCTTGGATAAAAATGTTTCCGATTTGTGCCACGCAGTGAGATATACAGCTCTTAAATTTGTAAAGAAGAGGAGAACACTGGTTTAGGATTGACAGTTGGTATCAGCAGGAACCCTGAGTTGAGGAATCTCAATCTGTCATCCACTGGATGATGCAGACTACGTCATCCAgatggctggtgctaatttccaaccctgggtAGGGGTAGACTAGCCATATTGGATATTCTCTTTGATTAATGTGGtaaatttatgagaaaaaaCTCCCAAATGTACTGCCAGAGAGTCAGGTGATATAGTATagagcagtggtttccaactggagtccagatttgtccttagtcatcagttcaaggtccacacagtttaaat contains the following coding sequences:
- the c14h2orf49 gene encoding ashwin, giving the protein MATFTGQDGKAVGTSDVDLLLHPELLSQDFMQLILTEKHVSTRGCESRDRLTELYLRHVIPLPQRTLPNNRWGKRMEKSRGRQTQTPAGHRSDSSSNDHNRKRPLIVFDGTSSHHGPLKVKKPEGTTTSTGITDRLKPPPAANLSNPIRKLSGNTSSSSSSVHCSADVANLKREANSAGAVKSPEVKKKIQHVTWP